Sequence from the Metasolibacillus fluoroglycofenilyticus genome:
TACGAGGAATTTAAAGCTAAAGGAATTACCGTTGGTGATTTAATTACCATTCCAGCAGGCAAATTATTTAATTTTGCAGATGATGAAAATAATTATTTTGCCCTAATTGAAAAGCGTTATAAACTACCCCTTGATGATTGACATGTAACCAAAAGGTGTTATATATTTATAACACCTTTTGGTTATACTTTTTCAAAAAAGGAGTTAGAATAATGACAAAGGATATTGTTAAAACGGTTTTACTAAACGCACCAATTACGAAAGTATGGGATATTGTATCGACCTCTGAAGGTATTAGCGCATGGTTCATGCCAAATGATTTTCAAGCTATTGAAGGGTATCATTTTACAATTCAATCCCCCTTCGGTCCTTCACCATGTAAAGTAGAAAAAGTGGAAGCCCCACATTTTTTGCGATTTGCTTGGGATGAGGATGGCTGGTATGTAATATTTGAGCTGAAAGAAGTTGATGGGCAAACTGAATTTACGTTAACACATGGCGGTTGGAAAGAAGGCGGTCACATTATTCCAAAGGCGAATTTACCTGTTGATGCAGTGCGGAAGAATATGGATGGTGGCTGGACAGCGATTGTTGGTAAAAAATTAAAAGAGGTAGTAGAGGCTTAATGGCACAAACTGCCGAGAAATATGATGTATTCCAAGCCATTGCAGACCCAACAAGACGTCAAATTTTGCAATTGCTGGCGCATGGTAACCAGCCGATTACTAATATTTCCGCACAATTTGCCATAAGCCGCACAGCCGTTGTAAAACATTTAACTGTACTTGAGCAAGCACAGCTCGTAGCTGCCGAAAAAAAAGGACGAGAAAAAATATATACGCTTCATGTAGAGCGCTTAAAGGAAGTCGAGGATTGGCTACAATACTTTGAGCTGTTTTGGGATAATAAACTACTGCAACTGCAGCGTCTAGTAGAAGAATAATTAGAGCTGTCTTTAAAATGGAAAGCGAGCAATTCACTTTCCCGTATTTTAATTTCAAAGGAGGGCGGCTAAACTTAGTGCTTCTTACATTTTCAAAGAAAACTCTTACAAATATTTTACCAAAGCACCATTTTAAACGTTAAAAGAGCTGGCGACTGCACGGCTCTTTTAACGCTCCCCTATCGCTGTTTTTTATCCACTACAACGTGCTCAAACTTCGTGCCTGAAGGGTTGACATCAAATGCTTTACCAAAACCAACAACGTAACGCCCTTCTACCGGTGTCAAAGAGAACAGTGAGAAGTCTAATGTTTTTAGGAGGGACATAATTTGATTGCCATGCGTATTTGAAAAGGCTTCAAAAATTGTCTCATGCCCCTCATTTCCTAAATTTTCTGGCGTACACTTAAAGCGTAATCGCTCTGTTGCAAAATGATTATGTGTACTAGCTTCATCTGCAATTAGCAGCATATCGACAACTTTACTATTTTCAATAAAGCGATAGTGGTCTGCTATACGACTAATATAAATATAGAAAGTATCGCCTATTTTCACGACAGGTGAATTGCTAATAAAAGGCTCGCCCTCGTCATTTAACATGCTCATGACACAAGTTTTTCTGCCTTCAATAAAATGTAGATAGTTTTCTTTTTCCTTTTCAATATTAATTGGCTTCATTTTTATTCCTCCTTATTTGACAGCGCTTACTAAATGAATGCGCGGCGCTTGATCCCAAGCAACATACTCTACTTCTGATTCCATTTTGTATACTTCACGTATCATGCAAGTTGTCATAACTTCCTTTGGGTTGCCGATACATTTACAGCAGCCCTCTTGTATAACAATAATTTTATCGCTATAAGCCGCGGCCTGGTTTAAATCATGCAATACCATAACAACCGTCATCCCCATATCTTGATTTAATTCACGCACAAGCTGTAATACTTCATGCTGATGCGAAATATCTAAATAAGTTGTTGGCTCATCAAGCAATAGTATTTGAGGTCTTTGTGCTAAAGCCATCGCAATCCAAGCTCGCTGTGATTCACCGCCTGATAGTGCAGAAATCGGACGATCTTTATAATGCAATAAATGCGTCTTCTCTAAAGACCAGTGCACAATTTGCATATCCTCATCGTTTAAACGCTCAAACCACTTTTTATGCGGGTAACGCCCATAGCTTACTAAATTTTCAACTGTAATATCATTCGGTGCTTGGTTTCGCTGACTAAGCATACATAGTTTTTTAGCTATTTCCTTTGAGCTCATCGATTTCATATTTGTATTATTTAATGTAATCTGTCCTCGGTCATATGGATGCATGCGCGCAATCGATTTTAACAACGTCGACTTCCCTGACCCATTCGGTCCGATAATGGAGACAATTTCCCCGTCTGTTACTTGAAAGGAAAAATCTTTTACTACCTGCTTTTGCTCATAACGAATGCATACATTATCAACTGCTAGCATTAGAACGCCCTCCTACGCATTAAATATAAGAAATATGGACCGCCAATTACTGCCATTAAAATACCGGCTGGAATATCTAAAGGGGCAAATAATGTGCGTCCGCCAGTATCAGCTAATAGCAAGACAAGTGCCCCTAACAGCATACTCATCGGTAACATATATTTATAATCTGAGCCAACAAGGATACGAGCCATATGTGGCACGATTAGCCCAACAAAGCCTATCATCCCAATAGCTGCTACAGAAATGGCAGCTAAAAAAACAGCCAGCAATGATAATACGATGCGGATACGTGTGACATTTTCCCCTAAATTGATTGCTACTTGGTCACCCAAGCGGATAATATTCGCTTTACGAATGGCAAAAATGGATAAAATCCAGCCTACTAAGGCATATGGATAAATCATCAGCAAGGCGCCATTGCCTTTAGCTGCTAAGCTACCATTTAACCATTGCACTGCAGACGGCAATCTATCACTATATATAATAGAAAGAAAGCCGACAATTCCCCCACACAAAGCATTCACTGCTACACCTGATAAAATGATGGTAATTGGTGTGATGCCTGTACGACGCCACGCTAATAAATAAACAATAAAAGCAGCAATGACACCACCAATAAAGGCAGCAATCGGAACTAAGTATGTGTATTCTGGATAAACGAGCATAATGACTAGTACACAGGCTGCCGCACCTGCCGTTACACCTGTTAATCCAGGGTCTGCTAGTGGATTTCCCATCACCGCTTGTAGCAATGCACCTGAAATCGCAATATTAGCACCTATAATTAATGCTAGTAATACACGTGGTAAACGAATATCAAAAATAATCGTATGATATTTTGCTTCACCTGATGTTGTAAATAATGTTGATAATATATCTGGTACTGCTATTCGTACACTACCTAAACCGATTGCAATTACGGCAAAAAGCAGTAAGCAGCACAAGGTAATGATAATAATCGCACGACTTTTGGCTGTACTTACCATGTTGCCTCAAACTCCTTTTACTTATTTAACAAAATAATCTGCCACTTTCGTTAATGCATTTTCTACATTCATAATCGAAGTTACACCGAATATGCTGTAATCTAAAATATGAATTTGCTCATTTTTATAAGCGGATAGCTTTGTCCAAGCATCATTTTTCGCTACTTCTTCCTTGAACATTTCCTCACTAGCCCCATGGTCGCCAGAAGCTAATACTAAAATAACATCTGGGTCATATACAACAATATCTTCTAAGTTGACAGCCGAATATGTCGATTCTACTTTTAATTCTGTTGTTGCAATATTCTCTGCACCTAAACGTTTTACTAAGCTACCTAAATAAGAATTTTCACTCATCACCATAAACGAATCAGATGTACCAATCATTAATAATACGCGAGGTAACTCCTTACCTTCTGCTAGTTTCATTAATTCATTTTCCTTATCAAGAATGGAGCTAAGTACTTCATTCATTTTCTCCTCTTGCCCTAAGTATGTGCCTAATACCTTAAAACTTAATTTCAAATCCTCAAATGAATCTGTCGGCAAGTAGGCTGTCGTTAAATTAAGCCCCTCTAAGCTTTTATCTAGCGAAGATTGCAATGATTTCGCACCAATTAATAAATCTGTTTCTAAATTCGTAATTACCTCTAAATCTGGCGCCATCGGTGAACCGATTTGTGCTATATGATTAAATGCTTCTGGAATTGGATTTGTAGAAGTTGGTACGCCAACTGGCTCTACATCTAACAGGTGTAGCATTTCAGTTAACGGCACAGATGTTACGACAATGCGCTCGGGCTTTTCTGCTGGTAAAGCTGCTAATAGCTCTTGGAATTTCGCCTCATCAACCCCGTCATTTTCTAACGTTAGCCCTTCATCTTCAACCTGCTCCTCATTCTCTGTTTCAGTCGCTGCTTGTTCTTGCTCATTTGCTACAGCATCCTCTTTTTCAACTGGCTCTACCTCTTTTTCAGCACATGCGACTAATAAAAGTACGGCAAACATAAATACAACCATTATTTTTTTCAACTCAAAATCCCCCACTTAATTAATAATGAAAATCATTATCAATTATATTTCAAAACGTATGATTGTCAATATGAATTTTAAAAAGAATATTTTTTACGAACGCTCTCCTATGCTAAAATGACTTTACGCAAAGCAATAAAGGAATGAAATAAATGAAGAAAAAAATCCATATTATCGGTAGTGTCGGAAGCGGAAAATCAACTTTGGCAAGGCTGCTGGCAAGCAAATATGATATGTGCTATATCGAGCTAGATAATATCGTGTGGGAGCGCCATCCTGATGGGGATATACGCCGCTCAAATGAAGCAATTTCTCAACTAATTCAGCAAGTGGCGAGTCAAAATAAATGGGTTACAGAAGGCGCACATTATCAGCATTGGGTAACACCGCTTTTCGGACAGGCAGACTATATTATTCACTTACAGCCCCCTTATTTTACAAGGCTATGGCGCATTCATAAACGATTTTTCAAGCAAGTTTTAAGGCTAGAAAAATCGAATTATAAACCTACGTTGAGCATCCTACGCAATATGTATAAGTGGAATAAATCGTATGAAAAAACAGGTCAGTGGAAAATTAAAGAGCAATTACAGCCATTTCACGATAAAGTTGTAACGGTAAAATCACAAAAGGAGATGGAAAGGTTTATATATCAACTAGAGGGAGTAGTAGGATGAATTATCATATAGCAATTTCATTGAAGAAGAACGAAAAATTTTCAACCTTTTTACAGGAGAAAATTAGAGAATTTAATAATCAGCATTCCGTACACCATAAAGCAATAAGAAAAAAAGAAGCGATACAGCCACTTAATATTATCGTATCAGACGACGATAAGAATTGGATTGGTGGTTTAAATGCAGAGGTTTATTGGAATTGGTTAGAAATTAATAATTTTTGGTTTCATGAAAATTATAGAGGCGAGGGCTTAGGCGGAAACCTTCTTTCCCAAGCCGAGGAAATCGCGAAAGAGATGGGGGCAACGAAAGTACTTTTAACCACTTTTGAATTTCAAGCGCGCACATTTTATGAAATGAAAGGCTATCAAGTTGTTGGTGAAATTAAAGATTATCCCCCTGGAAGCGTCTACTACACAATGGTGAAAACGCTTATTTAACTTATTTTCCGTAAATATACAAAAAAGCCACCTCAATTTGTGATGTTCTGTAACACACAAATCAAGAGGGCTCGATAAAACACAACCCTAAATAGGCTAATTTAAGGTTGTGTTTATATATTATTTGGATTGTGTATACTCAATTCACAATCCTACTTTGTCACTCACAAACCTCAGGCGTGCTCTCGCGCCCTGCTGCACGGAAAGATGTGCCACAGCCGCATGATGCAAGGGCGTTTGGATTATCGATGGTGAAGCCACCACCCATAAGTGATTGTTTAAAATCGATTTTCGTTCCTTGTAAAATGCCTGCATCTTCCTTTGATACGACGATTTGTAAGCCATATTGCTCATCTAAAAAATCGTCCTCATGCTGTTCTGTATCAAAGGCCATTCCGTATGAAAGACCGCTACAACCGCCACCTTTAACCGCGACGCGCAAATAAGAGCCTTCTTCCTCATTATGTGTCATCATTTCCTTCACCTGAAACGCTGCCGCCTCTGTCAATTCAACAACTTGTTTTGTACTCATCACAGTCACCTTCTTTCTTACTCCTATCATATCAAGAGCGCCTCAATGTGCCAACAAAACTGTTTGTATTTCGACTTATTTCATACTTTCTTCTTAAATAAAAGTGTTATAATAATACTATGTATATAAATGAGGGGCGTGAATATTTGATGAAAATCTCACCTTTTTACGAGAAAAAAGTAGATTGTTTGCATTGTAAAAAAAGTTTTCCTACTTTTAAAATACGAACGAAATTTATTAAAGTCAAATCAACTGAATCCGACTTTCAGCCTATTTATGAGGATGACAATGTAAATGCGCTTTACTATAATGTTTTTGTTTGTGAGCATTGTGGATTTTCCTTTACAGAAGACTATTCAAAGTACTTTGCACCGGGTGTGTCTGAGCAAATAAATGAACAAATATCAAGTAAATGGGTACACCAATCCTTTAAAGGCGAACGCACTGTTTTTCAAGCAATTCAAGCATATAAGCTTGCTTGGCTTAGTGCTACAATCAAAAAAGAGCGCTTTGTCACAGTAGCTGGGCTGACACTTCGTTTAGCTTGGCTCTACCGGTCATTAAACAATAAAGAGCAAGAAGAGCGCTTTTTACATGTGGCACGCGATCAGTATATGGAATCTTATTCTACTGAGGATTATGCCAATACACAAATGTCTGGCGTAAGAATTATGTATATGGTTGGTGAGCTGTCACGCCGAATAGGTGATTTCGAAATGGCAACACGCTTCTTTTCAAAGGTTATTGAAAGCCAACGTGTTGGTGGTGAAGCAAGGCTTGTTGACATGGCTAAGGAGCAATGGGAAATTATTCGCGAGGAGCGAGCAAAACAGTAAAGGGGTCGTCTGAAAAGTCATTTTTGAGACGACTTCTTTGCGACGTGTAACCGAGTTTAGTGCTGAAAGCGAAGCGACAGGTACAAGCATTTAAGATAGAAGCAGGGGCTGTACGAAAAGATATACACTTTTCGTACAGCCCCTTTCTTATGAATTAGCGACAGCGCAAACATAGCGCTGTCGAGACAATCTAAACCCTTTTCAATTTTAAAGAACTATTTATATTTTCCGCATAATAAATCCGTTAAAAATTTAATATACCGATTGCATCTAAAAAGACAATAATAATAGCAATTGGTGCTACATATTTAATCGCTATGAGCCATATGGCAAATAACCTCTTGGCATAGCTTGCCCCATCACTAATTTCTGCTAGCAATGTGTTTCGAGGTATAGCAAAACCCGCGAAAATAGCAATTAATAACGCCCCTAATGGCATTAAAATATTGGAGACAAGATAATCCGCTGCATCGAATATTGTCTTATCAAAAATCGTAAAATCACTTAGCATACCGTAGGATAACGCTGAAGGAATACCAACGATAAAAATCAGCAGACCTGTAATCCATGTCGTGCTTTTTCGTTTTTTTCTATCTTGCTTTGTTACTGCTGCCACAATAATTTCTAGCATCGAAAATGCAGAAGTTAGTGTAGCAAATAGGAAAAGAATTAAAAAGACTAATAAGAAAAATGTCCCAAACGGCATTTGATTGAAAACAGCTGGTAGCACGACGAATAATAAACCAGGCCCCTCAGTCGGCTCAAAGCCAAAGGAAAAGACAGCCGGGAAAATAGCAAGCCCTGCTAATAGTGAAATAAATAAATTCATCAGCACGATTGTTAATGCTGATTTTGGTAAGTCCTCGTTTTTCGATAAATAAGAGCTATACGTTACCATTACAGAAACACCTACACTAATTGAGAAAAACGATTGCCCAAGTGCAAATAAAATTGTTTTCGAGCTCATATTTGAAAAATCCGGATATAAGAAAAAGTGAAGACCTTCTCCAACACCATCTAATGTTAATGAGCGAATAATTAAAATAAGGAAAGAAATAAATAATGCAGGCATCATAATTTTACCTGCTCGCTCAATTCCTTGTTGAACCCCTTTTGCCACGACGAAAATGGTAATTGCCATAAAAATAAATTGGAATAAAATTGCGTAGAGAGGATTCGCAATAAAATCATTAAATAGCGGCGCATATGCAGTTTCAGAAAGTCCAGATAAATTTCCAATTACCGCTTGAACCATGTAAAGAATAATCCAACCACCAACAACACTATAAAATGATAGCAAAATAAAGCATGTAATCATGCCGAGTATTCCAACAAAATGCCATTTTGAATTAGGTGCGAATGTTAAATAAGCTGAAACTGCATCCCTTTGCGAGCCACGACCAATGGCAAACTCCGCTAATAGGATTGGCAGCCCAACGAAAAGCGTAAAAATTAAAAAAATGAGGAAAAATGCTCCTCCACCGGAAACTCCAGCGATATAAGGGAATTTCCAAATAGCTCCCAGCCCTATTGCAGAGCCGGCAGTTGCTAAAATAAATCCTAGTCTCGATGTCCATTGTTCTTGCTGTTGACCCATAAATAAACTCCTTTATAAAAAACATACCTACTTATTATACACGATATTCAAACAAAAAAAGTGGCGTTTGGATGCAAATTGCTTCCAATGCCACTTTTTCAGGTAAGCTATATTAGAATACTTGCTCTACTTCAACAATTCCCGGTACTTCCTCTAATAATGCACGTTCAATACCAGCTTTTAATGTAATTGTAGAACTTGGACAGCTACCGCATGCACCTAGTAAACGTAATTTTACGATACCTTCTTCAATATCTACTAATTCACAATCCCCACCGTCACGTAATAAGAACGGACGTAATTTATCTAAAACTTCCTGTACTTGTTCGCGTTGTTCTAATTCTGTCATTTTTCTCGACTCCTTTCATTAAAATCATTATAATGTGAAGGAGAGAAAAAAGCCAATATTGTATTACGAAAGGTTGGATTTTATATGACAGCATCTAAAGCAGTAATCGAAATATACGGAGCAGATATTATTTGTGCGAGCTGTGTCAATGCACCTTCTTCTAAAGACACATATGAATGGCTACAAGCAGCTATTGATCGCAAATATCCGAATCAACCATTTACAATTCGCTATATTGATATTGAAGGCGATTTAGGCGATAAACGTGATATCGACTATGCAAATCGCATTCAAGAGGATGAATTTTTCTATCCGCTCGTTTTAATTAATGACGAAGTCGTTGGCGAAGGCTATATCCAAATTAAGCCTGTTTACGCCGCACTCGAAAAACTAGGCTACACATCGGAATAAAAGTTTAGATGTTCAGTCGTACAGTTGCTAGCTAGTTAAACGCTTTTATCGGTATTGAAATAAAGTGAAGCTTCAATCAATCGGGTTTTTACGGGCAGTTGATCTCCCACTTATCCTTAAGCCGATTTTCACTTAAGTCTTGAAGTGAGAGTCTTACTGCCCGTTAATGCGGGATAAAATGTTGACTTGGCAAGACTTCCTTTGAAAGTGTGATAAACACTGGCTTTAACTATGCTTACCTTAAGTAAGGAAGATACGATGAAAACCTTCTTTTAATGCGTTACCACAACAAAAGACTTTAAATCAACTGTTTTTAACTTCTCAAAAAGAAGCAAGCCCTTTTTCAACCATCCTCACTTCAAACTAACAGCAAAAAGGAAAGCGACGCCCCAGCCTGCTTTCCTTTTTGCCTTAATTGTTTTGACGCTTATACATCCAAAGCAAGCCTGATTTCATTAAACGAGCAATACGCCCGGTTACTGTTGTATCTGCTAAATGAACAAAGCCTTGTTTCTTCCCTAGCGAGCCCATAAAGCCCTTTAGTTTAATTTCTGGCATCGTTGCTGGTAGCGGTTCATTATTCCAACGATGGCGTAATACCTTTACAATACGCTCTCCTTGCTCCTCTGCAAGCTGTGCTGTTGGCGGTAAATCAGATGAAGCGCAGTCTCCAACAACAAAAACATGTTCATCATTTAGTAATGTAAAGTAGTTTGTGACAATTGGGCGACCGAATTTATCTTTCTCCACTTCCATGTCTCGTACAATTTTCACAGGCTGCACCCCTGCTGTCCAAACAACAGCATCTACTTCGATTACTTGATCATGATTATAAAGATGATTTTCTTCAACCTTTGTAATATTCGATTCAGCGATTACTTCAACATTATGTTTAATAAACCATGATTTCACATAATTACTTAGCTTTTCAGGAAAATCTCGTAAAATACGTGTTGAACGGTCAAATAATTTAATATTTAAGTCTGCACGGCTTTCACGTAGTTCACTAGCTAATTCAATACCTGACAAACCTGCGCCTACTATAGCTACCGTTGAGCCTGGTGGTAAGCCACATAGCTTTTCAAATGTTGTTCGCGATTTAGCAATTGTTTGAATGCTGAATGTGTGCTCCTTGGCACCAGGTACTCCGTGATATTTATCTTCACAGCCAAGCCCAATTACTAAATCATCATATTTTACTTCTTGACCGCCCTCCAAATAAACCGTTTTATCCTCTCGGTCAATGCGAATAACTTCACCAAAAATAGTTTTTAAGCGCGGATGCTCTGGGAAGGCTACACGAATCTCTTTATCCGTCGAAGTCCCTGCTGCAAGTGCATAAAATTCTGTTTTTAAGCTGTGGAATGATGTGCGGTCAATTAAAGTAATTTCGGTATCTTGTGGGAAATTATTCGGTAATAGGCGTAGCAGTATACGCATATTTCCATAGCCCCCACCTAATAGTACTAATTTTCTCATATGCTGAGCTCCTTTTACTTATTTTCATTAAAACAGAGTACCCATTTCTCCCCCTCAGTAGAAATGGCGTGCCCCCTTTCCTTCATCCAGCAAATGCCCAAATACCTACTGAACTAAAAGAATGCCTCTGGCAGTTGTCACAAATTTTTCAAAAATGTTAGCCGAGGCGAAATTGATATAAGATTAACTATTCAATAAGAGTATAGCTCATTGTGATATGTTTCACAATATGTTCCGAAACATTTTGTGAAACATTTCACAAAATATGTTGTTTGACGTAATTACTAAAAAAAAGTAGCATACAATTGTGAGGTGACTTGTAGTGAATCCAATGGTTGAATTTTGTATTAGCAATTTAGCAAACGGCGCACAAGAAACATTTGAGGTGCTTGAAAAAGACCCCAATATTGATGTTCTTGAATATGGCTGCCTAAGCTTTTGCACAAAATGCTCTGAATGCTTTTATGCGCTTGTCAATGGAGAGCTTGTTGAGGCTGACACACCTAGCGAGTTGACTCAAAAAATATATGCTTATATTGAAGAAAACCCTCTTTGGTAATAAATAAGAGGCCTAAAATTCAGTGTTTTTAATGATGCTGTTCGAAAACACTGAGGTGTCTTTGTGGTTATGGAGGTATGGACTTTATTTATTTATTTTAAAATGGCTATTCTTTCAATAAAACACAAACAAAACGTCCAAAAAGCAGTGCTATGCACGCTTTTTGGACGCTCTTTATTATTTCATCTGTTTTAACACTTCTTCTTTAATAAATGGCTCTGGACTATAAAAGTCTGGTGACTTAATAATCTTTCCATCTTCACGACATTTCGCGTATTTATTGCCATTCTCATCTGTGAAAAGCTTCGACATATTTGCGCCTTGTACAATATCAAAAACGGGCTCAATATCTACTCCGATTTCTACTGCCGAACCGAATGAAAAATATAATTGGTCTGCTAAAGCATCTGCTTGGGCAATTACTTTTTCTTCAGTGCTTTGAGGAAACTCGCCATTTAATGATTTTTCATATGCCTTTTGAATACCAGCTAAAAAATACTCGTAGCTTGCCGCAAACTCCTCCTTCGTTGAACAAGAAGCTGCAATAAACTCAATCGCCTCCTCGGCTGTCCAAACGCTACGGTTAATTGCTCGCTCTCGCTCCATTGGCACAAGCTGCTCTGGTGCAGGGTGTTTAAACGCGATATGAAAGTCGCGAACATGATTTTGTAATTTGTTTGCAAATTGTTTCATAAAAACTTCTACTCCTCTTTCAATATAATTCTAATCATACACGAA
This genomic interval carries:
- a CDS encoding SRPBCC family protein — protein: MTKDIVKTVLLNAPITKVWDIVSTSEGISAWFMPNDFQAIEGYHFTIQSPFGPSPCKVEKVEAPHFLRFAWDEDGWYVIFELKEVDGQTEFTLTHGGWKEGGHIIPKANLPVDAVRKNMDGGWTAIVGKKLKEVVEA
- a CDS encoding ArsR/SmtB family transcription factor gives rise to the protein MAQTAEKYDVFQAIADPTRRQILQLLAHGNQPITNISAQFAISRTAVVKHLTVLEQAQLVAAEKKGREKIYTLHVERLKEVEDWLQYFELFWDNKLLQLQRLVEE
- a CDS encoding HugZ family protein, yielding MKPINIEKEKENYLHFIEGRKTCVMSMLNDEGEPFISNSPVVKIGDTFYIYISRIADHYRFIENSKVVDMLLIADEASTHNHFATERLRFKCTPENLGNEGHETIFEAFSNTHGNQIMSLLKTLDFSLFSLTPVEGRYVVGFGKAFDVNPSGTKFEHVVVDKKQR
- a CDS encoding ABC transporter ATP-binding protein gives rise to the protein MLAVDNVCIRYEQKQVVKDFSFQVTDGEIVSIIGPNGSGKSTLLKSIARMHPYDRGQITLNNTNMKSMSSKEIAKKLCMLSQRNQAPNDITVENLVSYGRYPHKKWFERLNDEDMQIVHWSLEKTHLLHYKDRPISALSGGESQRAWIAMALAQRPQILLLDEPTTYLDISHQHEVLQLVRELNQDMGMTVVMVLHDLNQAAAYSDKIIVIQEGCCKCIGNPKEVMTTCMIREVYKMESEVEYVAWDQAPRIHLVSAVK
- a CDS encoding FecCD family ABC transporter permease, coding for MVSTAKSRAIIIITLCCLLLFAVIAIGLGSVRIAVPDILSTLFTTSGEAKYHTIIFDIRLPRVLLALIIGANIAISGALLQAVMGNPLADPGLTGVTAGAAACVLVIMLVYPEYTYLVPIAAFIGGVIAAFIVYLLAWRRTGITPITIILSGVAVNALCGGIVGFLSIIYSDRLPSAVQWLNGSLAAKGNGALLMIYPYALVGWILSIFAIRKANIIRLGDQVAINLGENVTRIRIVLSLLAVFLAAISVAAIGMIGFVGLIVPHMARILVGSDYKYMLPMSMLLGALVLLLADTGGRTLFAPLDIPAGILMAVIGGPYFLYLMRRRAF
- a CDS encoding ABC transporter substrate-binding protein, with the protein product MKKIMVVFMFAVLLLVACAEKEVEPVEKEDAVANEQEQAATETENEEQVEDEGLTLENDGVDEAKFQELLAALPAEKPERIVVTSVPLTEMLHLLDVEPVGVPTSTNPIPEAFNHIAQIGSPMAPDLEVITNLETDLLIGAKSLQSSLDKSLEGLNLTTAYLPTDSFEDLKLSFKVLGTYLGQEEKMNEVLSSILDKENELMKLAEGKELPRVLLMIGTSDSFMVMSENSYLGSLVKRLGAENIATTELKVESTYSAVNLEDIVVYDPDVILVLASGDHGASEEMFKEEVAKNDAWTKLSAYKNEQIHILDYSIFGVTSIMNVENALTKVADYFVK
- a CDS encoding ATP-binding cassette domain-containing protein, with amino-acid sequence MKKKIHIIGSVGSGKSTLARLLASKYDMCYIELDNIVWERHPDGDIRRSNEAISQLIQQVASQNKWVTEGAHYQHWVTPLFGQADYIIHLQPPYFTRLWRIHKRFFKQVLRLEKSNYKPTLSILRNMYKWNKSYEKTGQWKIKEQLQPFHDKVVTVKSQKEMERFIYQLEGVVG
- a CDS encoding GNAT family N-acetyltransferase, with amino-acid sequence MNYHIAISLKKNEKFSTFLQEKIREFNNQHSVHHKAIRKKEAIQPLNIIVSDDDKNWIGGLNAEVYWNWLEINNFWFHENYRGEGLGGNLLSQAEEIAKEMGATKVLLTTFEFQARTFYEMKGYQVVGEIKDYPPGSVYYTMVKTLI
- a CDS encoding HesB/IscA family protein, translated to MSTKQVVELTEAAAFQVKEMMTHNEEEGSYLRVAVKGGGCSGLSYGMAFDTEQHEDDFLDEQYGLQIVVSKEDAGILQGTKIDFKQSLMGGGFTIDNPNALASCGCGTSFRAAGRESTPEVCE
- a CDS encoding DUF2225 domain-containing protein, whose amino-acid sequence is MKISPFYEKKVDCLHCKKSFPTFKIRTKFIKVKSTESDFQPIYEDDNVNALYYNVFVCEHCGFSFTEDYSKYFAPGVSEQINEQISSKWVHQSFKGERTVFQAIQAYKLAWLSATIKKERFVTVAGLTLRLAWLYRSLNNKEQEERFLHVARDQYMESYSTEDYANTQMSGVRIMYMVGELSRRIGDFEMATRFFSKVIESQRVGGEARLVDMAKEQWEIIREERAKQ
- a CDS encoding sodium-dependent transporter; the encoded protein is MGQQQEQWTSRLGFILATAGSAIGLGAIWKFPYIAGVSGGGAFFLIFLIFTLFVGLPILLAEFAIGRGSQRDAVSAYLTFAPNSKWHFVGILGMITCFILLSFYSVVGGWIILYMVQAVIGNLSGLSETAYAPLFNDFIANPLYAILFQFIFMAITIFVVAKGVQQGIERAGKIMMPALFISFLILIIRSLTLDGVGEGLHFFLYPDFSNMSSKTILFALGQSFFSISVGVSVMVTYSSYLSKNEDLPKSALTIVLMNLFISLLAGLAIFPAVFSFGFEPTEGPGLLFVVLPAVFNQMPFGTFFLLVFLILFLFATLTSAFSMLEIIVAAVTKQDRKKRKSTTWITGLLIFIVGIPSALSYGMLSDFTIFDKTIFDAADYLVSNILMPLGALLIAIFAGFAIPRNTLLAEISDGASYAKRLFAIWLIAIKYVAPIAIIIVFLDAIGILNF
- a CDS encoding NifU family protein, with protein sequence MTELEQREQVQEVLDKLRPFLLRDGGDCELVDIEEGIVKLRLLGACGSCPSSTITLKAGIERALLEEVPGIVEVEQVF
- a CDS encoding YuzD family protein encodes the protein MTASKAVIEIYGADIICASCVNAPSSKDTYEWLQAAIDRKYPNQPFTIRYIDIEGDLGDKRDIDYANRIQEDEFFYPLVLINDEVVGEGYIQIKPVYAALEKLGYTSE
- a CDS encoding NAD(P)/FAD-dependent oxidoreductase, with protein sequence MRKLVLLGGGYGNMRILLRLLPNNFPQDTEITLIDRTSFHSLKTEFYALAAGTSTDKEIRVAFPEHPRLKTIFGEVIRIDREDKTVYLEGGQEVKYDDLVIGLGCEDKYHGVPGAKEHTFSIQTIAKSRTTFEKLCGLPPGSTVAIVGAGLSGIELASELRESRADLNIKLFDRSTRILRDFPEKLSNYVKSWFIKHNVEVIAESNITKVEENHLYNHDQVIEVDAVVWTAGVQPVKIVRDMEVEKDKFGRPIVTNYFTLLNDEHVFVVGDCASSDLPPTAQLAEEQGERIVKVLRHRWNNEPLPATMPEIKLKGFMGSLGKKQGFVHLADTTVTGRIARLMKSGLLWMYKRQNN